In one Pseudomonas sp. MM211 genomic region, the following are encoded:
- a CDS encoding LysR family transcriptional regulator, whose translation MNVEDLRLFVTTLDTGSFTAAADALGVTKQYVSRRVAALEALLGVRLLNRTTRRLQATELGVLLHDKATTILADLRDAQELVSAQGASLRGTLRVSAPMTFATLHLSHLLPLFMQQHPHINLEIDLNDRAVDLLADGYDMSIRIGTLEDSSLIAKRLTDMQTILCASPAYLHEHGTPENLDDLQRHACLLYGHSRHVEWRLRDQGKARNLTMRGQLRANNGELIRDAAIAGMGIAYLPTFIVGQALESGALVPILEAHWPAAAAVYAVYPQHRQSARAVQVFSDFIKQQIQHMGD comes from the coding sequence ATGAACGTCGAAGACCTGCGTCTGTTCGTCACCACCCTCGACACCGGCAGTTTCACCGCAGCCGCCGATGCCCTTGGCGTCACCAAGCAGTACGTCAGCCGGCGTGTCGCCGCGCTCGAGGCGCTGCTCGGCGTGCGCTTGCTCAACCGCACCACGCGCCGCCTGCAGGCCACCGAGCTGGGCGTGCTGCTGCATGACAAGGCCACCACCATCCTGGCCGACCTGCGCGACGCTCAGGAACTGGTGTCGGCTCAGGGGGCTTCGCTGCGCGGCACCCTGCGGGTCAGCGCGCCGATGACGTTCGCGACCCTGCACCTGAGCCACCTGTTGCCGCTGTTCATGCAGCAGCACCCGCACATCAATCTGGAAATCGACCTTAATGATCGTGCCGTCGACCTGCTCGCCGACGGCTACGACATGTCGATCCGCATCGGCACGCTGGAAGATTCCAGCCTGATCGCCAAGCGCCTGACCGACATGCAGACCATTCTCTGCGCCAGCCCGGCCTATCTTCACGAGCACGGCACGCCGGAAAACCTCGATGATCTGCAGCGGCATGCCTGCCTGCTCTACGGCCATAGCCGGCATGTCGAATGGCGCCTGCGCGATCAGGGCAAGGCCCGCAACCTGACCATGCGTGGTCAGCTGCGCGCCAACAATGGCGAACTGATCCGTGATGCAGCCATCGCCGGCATGGGCATCGCCTACCTGCCCACCTTCATCGTCGGTCAGGCGCTGGAAAGTGGCGCCCTGGTTCCGATACTCGAGGCGCATTGGCCAGCGGCGGCGGCGGTTTACGCGGTGTATCCGCAACACCGGCAATCCGCGCGGGCGGTGCAGGTGTTCTCGGACTTCATCAAGCAACAGATTCAGCATATGGGCGATTGA
- a CDS encoding pyridoxal phosphate-dependent aminotransferase — MFTSKLPSIGTTIFTTMSQLAAQTGAINLSQGFPDYDGPEALREAVSRHIAAGHNQYAPMTGLPALREQIALKIGRLYGRQVGVDSEVTVTPGATQAIFCAIQALIHPGDEVIVFDPSYDSYDPGVTLAGGRCVHVPLASGDFAIDWQRLDAALSPRTRLIILNTPHNPSGALISREELDRLAALIRDRDIYLISDEVYEHLVFDGRQHASVLSHDELYARAFVVSSFGKTYHVTGWKTGYVVAPPALSAELRKVHQYVSFCGVTPLQWALADFMAACPEHVDELPGFYQAKRDLFCDLLGGSRFTFSRTPGTYFQLADYSAIRPDLDDVAMAQWLTREHGVAAIPVSVFCQTPDPAQRLVRFCFAKREETLRQAAEKLRQI, encoded by the coding sequence ATGTTCACCAGCAAGTTGCCGTCGATCGGCACCACTATCTTCACCACCATGTCCCAGCTCGCCGCCCAGACCGGCGCCATCAACCTGTCCCAGGGCTTTCCCGATTACGATGGCCCCGAGGCGCTGCGCGAGGCCGTCAGCCGGCACATCGCTGCCGGGCACAATCAGTACGCGCCGATGACCGGCCTGCCGGCGCTGCGCGAGCAGATCGCCCTGAAGATCGGGCGCCTGTATGGACGCCAGGTCGGTGTGGACAGTGAGGTGACCGTCACACCCGGCGCGACCCAGGCGATCTTCTGCGCGATCCAGGCGCTGATTCACCCCGGCGACGAGGTGATCGTCTTCGACCCGAGCTACGACAGTTACGACCCGGGCGTCACCCTGGCCGGCGGCCGCTGCGTGCATGTCCCGCTGGCCAGCGGTGATTTCGCCATCGACTGGCAACGGCTGGACGCGGCGCTGAGCCCGCGTACCCGACTGATCATCCTCAATACACCGCACAACCCCAGCGGTGCGCTGATCAGCCGCGAAGAACTGGATCGCCTGGCCGCGTTGATCCGCGACCGTGATATCTATCTGATCAGCGACGAAGTCTACGAGCACCTGGTGTTCGATGGTCGCCAACACGCCAGTGTGCTGAGCCATGACGAACTCTATGCCCGCGCCTTCGTGGTCAGCTCGTTCGGCAAGACCTATCACGTCACCGGATGGAAGACCGGTTACGTGGTGGCGCCACCCGCGCTGAGCGCCGAGCTGCGCAAGGTTCATCAATACGTCAGTTTCTGCGGCGTGACCCCGCTGCAGTGGGCGCTGGCAGACTTCATGGCCGCCTGCCCCGAGCATGTGGACGAACTCCCCGGCTTCTACCAGGCCAAGCGCGACCTGTTCTGCGACCTGCTGGGAGGCTCGCGCTTCACCTTCAGCCGCACGCCGGGCACCTATTTCCAACTGGCCGATTATTCGGCGATCCGCCCTGACCTGGACGACGTGGCCATGGCCCAATGGCTGACCCGTGAGCACGGCGTGGCGGCGATTCCCGTGTCGGTGTTCTGCCAGACGCCAGATCCGGCGCAGCGTCTGGTGCGCTTCTGTTTCGCCAAGCGTGAAGAGACCCTGCGCCAGGCGGCGGAAAAACTACGGCAGATATAA
- a CDS encoding amidohydrolase: protein MSETTNLQLALIQSDLAWHDPEANRGHFEAQLQQAAGADLVVLPEMFSTGFSMQSAELAEPEDGPTSRWLSAQAQRVGAVITGSLIIQAADGSYRNRLLWARPDGSLAHYDKRHLFRMAGEHEHYAAGDRQEVFEVKGWRVRPLICYDLRFPVWSRDPQGTDLLLYTANWPAARRSHWNRLLPARAIENLCYVAAVNRIGVDGKNHPYSGDSQVLDFQGDSLLDAHDKAGVFHQRLDGAALAAYRERFPAHQDADPFELR from the coding sequence ATGAGCGAAACAACCAATCTGCAACTGGCGCTGATCCAGAGCGACCTCGCCTGGCACGATCCCGAGGCCAATCGCGGGCATTTCGAAGCGCAGCTGCAACAGGCTGCTGGCGCCGATCTGGTCGTACTGCCGGAGATGTTCAGCACCGGTTTTTCCATGCAGTCGGCCGAGCTGGCCGAACCGGAAGACGGCCCCACCAGCCGCTGGCTCAGCGCGCAGGCACAGCGGGTTGGCGCGGTGATCACTGGCAGCCTGATCATCCAGGCTGCCGATGGCAGTTATCGCAATCGTCTGCTGTGGGCGCGACCCGATGGTTCGCTGGCGCATTACGACAAGCGCCACCTGTTTCGCATGGCCGGAGAGCACGAGCACTACGCGGCCGGTGACCGGCAGGAGGTATTCGAGGTCAAGGGCTGGCGAGTGCGGCCACTGATCTGCTACGACCTGCGTTTCCCGGTCTGGAGCCGTGATCCCCAGGGCACCGACCTGCTGCTCTACACCGCCAACTGGCCCGCGGCGCGGCGCTCGCACTGGAATCGGCTACTGCCGGCCCGGGCGATCGAGAACCTGTGCTACGTGGCAGCGGTGAACCGCATCGGTGTGGATGGCAAGAATCACCCCTACAGCGGCGACTCCCAGGTGCTGGACTTCCAGGGCGACAGCCTGCTCGATGCTCACGACAAGGCCGGCGTGTTCCATCAGCGCCTGGATGGCGCCGCATTGGCTGCCTATCGCGAGCGTTTTCCCGCGCACCAGGATGCCGACCCGTTCGAGTTACGGTGA
- the yghU gene encoding glutathione-dependent disulfide-bond oxidoreductase produces MTQSTYVPPKVWKHLEASGGQFSKINRPVAGATHDKELPVGKHPLQLYSLATPNGVKVTILLEELLALGHSGAEYDAWLIRISEGDQFSSGFVGVNPNSKIPALLDQSGDTPIRVFESGSILLYLAEKFGAFLPKDPAGRTETLNWLFWQMGSAPYLGGGFGHFYAYAPEKFEYAINRFTMEAKRQLDVLNQRLAENRYLAGDTYTIADIAVWPWYGELVRNNVYSAAEFLAVHEYPHLLRWADEIANREAVQRGKRVNRTWGDEAQQVPERHQASDLDKA; encoded by the coding sequence ATGACCCAATCTACCTACGTACCGCCAAAGGTCTGGAAGCACCTCGAGGCTTCCGGCGGCCAGTTCTCCAAGATCAACCGGCCCGTTGCCGGCGCGACCCACGACAAGGAGCTGCCCGTCGGCAAGCATCCGCTGCAACTGTATTCGCTCGCCACGCCCAACGGCGTGAAGGTGACCATCCTGCTCGAGGAGCTGCTTGCACTGGGCCACAGCGGTGCCGAGTACGATGCCTGGCTGATCCGCATATCCGAAGGCGACCAGTTCTCCAGCGGTTTCGTCGGGGTCAATCCCAACTCGAAGATTCCGGCATTGCTCGACCAGAGCGGGGATACGCCCATCCGCGTGTTCGAGTCCGGGTCGATTCTGCTCTATCTCGCGGAAAAATTTGGCGCGTTCCTTCCGAAAGATCCGGCTGGCCGTACCGAAACCCTCAACTGGCTGTTCTGGCAAATGGGCTCAGCGCCCTACCTGGGTGGCGGCTTCGGACACTTCTATGCCTATGCGCCGGAGAAGTTCGAGTACGCAATCAATCGCTTCACCATGGAAGCCAAACGTCAGCTGGACGTACTGAACCAGCGACTCGCCGAAAACCGCTACTTAGCGGGCGACACCTACACCATCGCCGATATTGCCGTGTGGCCCTGGTACGGCGAACTGGTGAGGAACAACGTGTATTCAGCAGCCGAATTCCTTGCCGTTCACGAATACCCACACCTGCTACGCTGGGCCGATGAAATCGCCAACCGCGAAGCAGTCCAGCGCGGCAAACGCGTCAATCGCACCTGGGGCGACGAAGCGCAGCAAGTGCCCGAGCGCCATCAGGCTTCGGATCTGGACAAGGCCTAA
- a CDS encoding alpha/beta fold hydrolase, which yields MTRYENKIGNGERTLLFRMYCADGHLTMKDKSRYSLLSWALACTASLAPASLSLLSLSRSMALVMAGLALATQAFAAETPQQTIRLGASNPYSFVTFANADLDTAVNAERAVVLVHGVKRNADEYFHSGLNLLKQAGLAKTDTLLLAPNFLTERDKHADADIPLWPHDEWMQGTPSSGARPGIHALGVLDDWLAYLGDRKRFPRMQEIILIGHSAGGQLVQRYSLLGRADQVLATRGIAVRYVVSSPSSYLYLDDNRWQADAFQPPADRTCPDYNRYRYGLEGAPVYLTEQNLSPEQLLHRYAARDVTYMVGALDNNPDDRVMDRSCSAMLQGHTRVERQLTYMRYEQFLATKWGMDIHHRQFQVTGAGHNDAHLFNAKSVANELFP from the coding sequence GTGACGCGTTATGAAAACAAGATCGGCAACGGTGAGCGCACCCTCCTCTTCAGGATGTACTGCGCGGATGGCCACCTGACGATGAAAGACAAATCACGATACTCACTGCTCAGCTGGGCGCTTGCGTGCACAGCCTCCCTCGCGCCTGCATCCCTCTCTCTGCTTTCACTGTCACGCAGCATGGCGCTGGTCATGGCTGGGCTGGCATTGGCCACGCAGGCCTTCGCTGCCGAAACACCCCAACAAACCATTCGCCTGGGCGCCTCCAACCCCTACTCGTTCGTCACCTTCGCCAATGCCGACCTGGACACGGCGGTCAATGCCGAGCGTGCGGTGGTCTTGGTGCATGGGGTCAAACGTAATGCCGATGAGTATTTTCATTCTGGTCTGAATCTGTTGAAGCAAGCAGGGCTGGCGAAAACCGACACGCTGTTACTGGCGCCCAACTTTCTGACCGAGAGGGACAAGCACGCGGACGCTGACATCCCTCTGTGGCCTCACGATGAATGGATGCAAGGCACCCCATCGAGCGGTGCCCGACCCGGCATACATGCCCTTGGCGTGCTGGATGATTGGCTCGCCTACTTGGGCGACCGCAAACGGTTTCCCCGCATGCAGGAGATCATCCTGATCGGCCACTCCGCAGGCGGACAGCTGGTGCAGCGCTATTCCCTCCTGGGGCGTGCTGATCAGGTGCTGGCTACTCGTGGCATTGCCGTCCGCTACGTGGTTTCAAGCCCGTCTTCATACCTGTATCTGGACGACAACCGCTGGCAGGCGGATGCATTCCAACCTCCGGCCGATAGGACGTGCCCGGATTACAACCGCTATCGCTACGGCCTGGAGGGCGCGCCTGTCTATCTGACCGAGCAGAATTTGTCACCCGAGCAACTGCTGCACCGCTACGCCGCTCGTGATGTGACCTACATGGTTGGAGCACTGGACAACAACCCCGATGATCGGGTCATGGATCGCAGCTGCAGCGCCATGCTGCAGGGGCATACGCGGGTCGAGCGACAATTGACCTACATGCGATACGAACAGTTTCTAGCGACCAAATGGGGCATGGACATTCACCACCGGCAATTTCAGGTGACGGGTGCCGGTCACAACGACGCACATCTGTTCAACGCAAAAAGCGTGGCGAACGAATTGTTCCCGTGA
- a CDS encoding LysE family translocator, with protein MSLTDYFLFALIAVAQVGSPGPSTMFLINNALVYGPGRAVLILTGDLVAIAVLASCALLGLDAVLLANPNLFMAIKLAGAAYLLWLGIQQFRLARPRRLNDMEPAPYERTSALWGKSFVVGISNPKAILFFSSLLPQFVGNPQDADIEALLSLILLFVLIKFLVSGTYALTAKKMADKLSKPGAAIWGKRITGVVLVTFGAVMGVNAFE; from the coding sequence ATGTCTCTCACGGACTATTTTCTATTCGCGCTCATCGCCGTCGCTCAGGTTGGCTCACCGGGGCCTTCAACGATGTTTCTGATCAACAACGCACTGGTGTATGGCCCAGGCCGAGCAGTGCTGATTCTGACCGGTGATCTAGTAGCCATTGCAGTACTTGCCAGTTGCGCACTGCTGGGGCTCGATGCTGTGCTACTGGCCAACCCGAACCTGTTCATGGCCATAAAACTTGCCGGAGCGGCGTATCTACTGTGGCTGGGCATTCAGCAGTTTCGCCTGGCCCGGCCCCGTCGCCTGAACGATATGGAGCCAGCGCCGTACGAGCGTACGTCAGCACTGTGGGGCAAGTCGTTCGTGGTAGGCATCAGCAACCCGAAGGCGATTCTGTTCTTCTCTTCCTTGCTGCCTCAATTCGTGGGCAACCCGCAGGACGCAGATATCGAAGCGCTGCTGAGCCTGATCCTGCTCTTCGTGCTGATCAAGTTTCTGGTATCGGGCACTTATGCGCTCACCGCGAAAAAGATGGCAGATAAGCTATCGAAGCCAGGCGCAGCAATCTGGGGCAAGCGGATCACCGGGGTGGTATTGGTGACGTTTGGGGCGGTGATGGGGGTCAATGCATTCGAGTGA
- the pdxR gene encoding MocR-like pyridoxine biosynthesis transcription factor PdxR gives MRKGKVALTMELPLPVHGAATTKQERAYLAIRDAILTGLINAADRLPSTRVLAQRWGIARGTLESVFERLQLEGYITRQVGSGSRVSAIIPDSYLKAVADSRTTAPVRSEPTAVEKHLAPKGKRLRAQVGVPFVARLANPNLIAPAEWAAHLQRAMAAMKPEQMCAAEPQGTLALREQIARYLRNHRGINCQAEQLLITNGIRHGIDMVARCVLRPGDHACVEDPGYAAVHRIFAEAGARLLYAPIDDEGLDLRGLPASVECRLAYVTPAHQSPLGVIMSANRRLELLDWAQRQNAWIIEDDYDSEFNYQSAPLPALKSIDSMQRVVYCGSFNQALFSNLRLGYLLAPPELHSRILALWDTVGRSVGVSEQLGLAEFMRILHSCAICAAHGRRIRRCATSLSIP, from the coding sequence ATGCGTAAAGGCAAAGTCGCCCTGACCATGGAGCTGCCCTTGCCCGTGCATGGTGCTGCGACCACCAAGCAGGAAAGGGCTTACCTGGCTATACGCGATGCGATTCTCACTGGGCTTATAAATGCTGCCGACCGATTGCCATCGACACGTGTTCTTGCCCAGCGCTGGGGGATCGCCCGCGGTACGCTGGAAAGCGTCTTCGAGCGTTTGCAGCTCGAGGGCTATATCACCCGCCAGGTCGGCTCCGGCAGCCGCGTCAGCGCGATCATTCCTGATAGCTACCTGAAGGCCGTCGCCGACTCTCGCACCACTGCGCCAGTCCGTAGTGAGCCCACCGCGGTCGAGAAGCACCTAGCGCCGAAAGGTAAGCGGCTTCGGGCGCAGGTAGGCGTGCCCTTCGTCGCCCGCCTGGCCAACCCGAACCTCATCGCGCCAGCGGAATGGGCCGCGCATCTGCAGCGGGCAATGGCGGCAATGAAGCCCGAGCAGATGTGCGCCGCCGAGCCCCAGGGAACCTTGGCGCTGCGTGAACAGATTGCGCGATATCTGCGTAATCATCGGGGGATCAATTGCCAGGCCGAGCAATTGCTCATCACCAATGGTATTCGCCATGGCATCGATATGGTGGCTCGCTGTGTGCTGCGCCCTGGTGACCATGCCTGTGTCGAAGACCCTGGATACGCTGCGGTTCACCGCATCTTCGCAGAGGCGGGAGCCAGGCTGCTGTACGCGCCCATCGACGATGAGGGGCTCGATCTACGTGGCTTACCGGCGTCTGTCGAATGTCGCCTGGCCTATGTCACGCCGGCGCATCAGTCACCGCTGGGCGTGATCATGTCGGCCAATCGCCGGTTGGAGCTGCTGGATTGGGCGCAGCGCCAGAACGCCTGGATCATCGAGGACGATTACGACAGTGAGTTCAACTACCAGAGCGCGCCACTGCCGGCGCTGAAATCCATCGACTCGATGCAACGCGTCGTCTACTGCGGCAGTTTCAACCAGGCGCTGTTTTCCAACCTGAGGCTGGGTTATCTGCTGGCGCCGCCGGAGTTGCACAGCCGCATTCTCGCGCTCTGGGATACGGTGGGGCGCAGTGTCGGGGTTTCGGAGCAGCTCGGCCTGGCGGAGTTCATGCGTATCCTGCATTCCTGCGCCATCTGCGCCGCGCACGGCAGGCGTATCAGACGCTGCGCAACATCGTTATCGATACCCTGA
- a CDS encoding lipocalin-like domain-containing protein — protein MGIVKLAASLIIAATLCNASFADTTNRYVGTWRMVSATVERQGVESDAYGPNPHGWLVFTEDLTFIEVLTDPRVAKFESSVRGEGTDEENRAAMSGSIGFFGRYTLDADGNFSGNKVEGSTFPNWVGSVRTKEDLQLTIDGPRMTEHFTRPDGTKVHIIFERVKAAD, from the coding sequence ATGGGCATCGTAAAACTTGCTGCATCCCTGATCATCGCGGCGACCTTGTGCAACGCCAGCTTCGCCGACACAACGAACCGGTACGTTGGCACCTGGCGCATGGTCAGTGCCACGGTGGAGCGCCAGGGTGTCGAGTCGGATGCATACGGGCCGAATCCGCATGGCTGGCTGGTTTTCACAGAGGATCTGACGTTTATCGAAGTGCTTACCGACCCGCGGGTTGCCAAGTTCGAGTCCAGCGTGCGTGGCGAAGGAACCGATGAAGAAAACCGCGCAGCGATGTCAGGCAGCATTGGCTTCTTCGGCCGCTACACCCTCGACGCGGACGGCAACTTCAGCGGTAACAAGGTCGAGGGCTCGACCTTTCCCAATTGGGTCGGCTCGGTACGTACGAAGGAAGATCTGCAATTGACGATCGACGGCCCGCGCATGACCGAACACTTCACCCGCCCCGACGGCACCAAGGTGCACATCATCTTTGAGCGAGTGAAAGCAGCTGACTGA
- a CDS encoding LysR family transcriptional regulator yields the protein MDTFDALRLFVSIAETGNLSAAARRNSVASSTVTLALQQLEEQTGTPLIIRSTRKLTFTHEGEQFLANARRLLIDWSNSIDSIRPECSLRGPIRITATSDFGRLKLVPIIDRFMELHPDIQVTLLLGDGVVDFIENNLDIALRNGPLVDSNLVSRGLIRSQRIICATPGYWQSRGKPEHPEQLVEHNCLLLHRPGVAFSTWPFLVDGKTASIRVSGNRIANDGGVLRSWAMQGYGIMIKNRWEVRRELESGELETALDEFALPHVDLYAVTATSNPSRRVRAMVEFLADQLAND from the coding sequence TTGGACACTTTCGATGCACTACGCCTGTTCGTCAGCATCGCCGAAACGGGCAACCTGAGTGCCGCCGCCCGTCGAAACTCGGTAGCCAGCTCGACGGTCACCCTGGCCCTGCAGCAACTGGAGGAGCAGACAGGTACGCCACTGATCATCCGCTCCACACGCAAGCTGACGTTTACCCACGAGGGTGAACAGTTCCTGGCCAACGCCAGGCGACTGCTGATCGACTGGAGCAACTCCATCGACTCCATACGTCCGGAATGTTCGCTGAGAGGACCGATACGCATCACCGCAACCAGTGATTTCGGGCGCCTGAAACTGGTTCCCATCATTGACCGGTTCATGGAGCTGCACCCCGATATCCAGGTCACCTTGCTGTTGGGCGATGGCGTGGTCGACTTCATCGAAAACAACCTGGACATAGCCCTGCGCAACGGTCCCTTGGTGGACTCGAACCTGGTGTCTCGGGGGCTGATTCGAAGCCAAAGAATCATCTGCGCGACACCTGGCTATTGGCAGTCCAGGGGCAAGCCGGAGCACCCCGAGCAATTGGTCGAGCACAACTGCTTACTGCTGCACCGCCCGGGCGTGGCGTTCTCCACCTGGCCCTTCTTGGTCGACGGCAAGACCGCCTCGATCCGCGTCAGCGGCAACCGCATCGCCAACGACGGTGGCGTGCTGCGTAGTTGGGCCATGCAGGGCTATGGAATCATGATCAAGAATCGCTGGGAGGTGCGCAGGGAGTTGGAAAGCGGCGAGCTGGAAACGGCTCTGGACGAATTCGCCCTGCCCCACGTCGATCTGTACGCCGTGACGGCGACCAGCAACCCAAGCCGCCGAGTGCGGGCAATGGTCGAGTTTCTTGCCGATCAGTTAGCGAACGATTAG
- a CDS encoding SDR family NAD(P)-dependent oxidoreductase, which yields MNIDFTGRNVLVTGSTSGIGFAAAKGFLEAGARVVINGRSEESVQSALQRLGPLAANAVGFAADLSHDEACQQLLAEHPSFDVVVNNLGIFNPQDFFETPDSEWQRFFETNVMSGVRISRAYAPGMVERQWGRIVFVSSESALNIPADMIHYGFSKTAQLAIARGLAKRLAGTGVTVNSVLPGPTLSEGVAEMLKPAVESSGESLEKVAADFVVAHRGSSIIRRASSVDEVANMIIYVSSEQASATTGAALRVDGGVVDSIV from the coding sequence ATGAATATCGATTTTACCGGTCGCAATGTTCTGGTCACCGGCTCCACCAGCGGCATCGGCTTTGCCGCCGCTAAAGGCTTTCTCGAGGCGGGCGCGCGGGTGGTCATCAATGGTCGAAGCGAGGAGAGTGTGCAGTCCGCCTTGCAGCGACTGGGGCCCTTGGCGGCCAATGCCGTGGGGTTCGCCGCCGACCTGAGTCACGATGAAGCCTGCCAGCAACTGCTGGCTGAACATCCGAGCTTCGATGTGGTGGTCAACAACCTGGGCATCTTCAACCCGCAGGATTTCTTCGAAACACCGGACAGTGAGTGGCAGCGTTTCTTCGAAACCAACGTGATGTCAGGCGTGCGTATTTCCAGGGCCTACGCGCCCGGGATGGTGGAGCGCCAATGGGGCCGCATTGTATTCGTTTCATCGGAGTCGGCCCTGAACATTCCCGCTGACATGATCCATTACGGCTTCAGCAAAACCGCACAGCTGGCGATAGCCAGAGGCTTGGCCAAGCGCCTGGCGGGCACCGGCGTGACGGTCAACTCCGTGCTGCCCGGCCCCACGCTATCGGAAGGTGTCGCCGAGATGCTCAAACCTGCGGTGGAGAGCTCGGGCGAGAGTCTGGAGAAAGTAGCGGCGGACTTCGTCGTTGCCCATCGCGGTTCCTCGATCATCCGCCGTGCATCCAGCGTGGACGAGGTTGCCAACATGATCATCTACGTCAGCTCCGAACAGGCTTCGGCCACCACTGGCGCGGCGTTGCGCGTGGATGGTGGCGTCGTCGACAGCATCGTCTGA
- a CDS encoding nitroreductase family protein, which translates to MNTSIIKAIEERQTINLFDASRGIDDAQIQELVRLATTAPTAFNLQNWRFIAVRSAEAKARLRALAWDQAKVTEAAVTFILCGQLADHRSLERRLTPSVEEGFMPESMLPLWESAAKGLYFEQPQRQRDEAIRTATFGAGTLIHAAKAMGLGSSPMIGFDAEAVAQAFSLAEDEIPVMLLTVGHPLPGNWPQKPRRPLEDVLTLV; encoded by the coding sequence ATGAATACATCGATCATCAAGGCAATCGAAGAACGGCAGACGATCAACCTGTTCGACGCTTCGCGCGGCATCGACGATGCCCAGATCCAGGAACTGGTGCGGCTGGCTACTACCGCGCCCACCGCATTCAATCTGCAGAACTGGCGCTTCATCGCCGTGCGCAGCGCCGAGGCCAAGGCACGTCTGCGCGCTCTGGCCTGGGATCAGGCTAAGGTCACCGAAGCCGCAGTGACCTTCATCCTCTGCGGACAGCTCGCCGATCATCGCTCCCTCGAGCGCCGGCTGACGCCCAGTGTCGAGGAGGGCTTCATGCCCGAGAGCATGCTGCCGCTCTGGGAGTCGGCGGCGAAGGGGCTGTATTTCGAGCAACCCCAGCGCCAGCGTGACGAAGCGATACGCACCGCCACCTTCGGCGCGGGTACCTTGATCCATGCAGCCAAGGCGATGGGCCTGGGTTCCTCGCCCATGATCGGCTTCGATGCCGAAGCGGTGGCGCAGGCGTTTTCCCTCGCCGAGGATGAAATACCCGTGATGCTGCTGACGGTAGGGCACCCGTTGCCCGGCAACTGGCCGCAGAAACCACGGCGCCCGCTCGAGGACGTCTTGACCCTGGTTTGA